The genomic window CTTTGACGTTCACGACGTCGCCGGTCTTGCCGAGCTTGCCGGGTTCAAGAAGAATTACTTGCATGTCAATTCTCCTTATTTCCGGACGAGCTTCTCGGTGTAGGGCAGCAGGGCCAGCTGGCGGGCGATCTTGATCGTCTGCGCGATGCGGCGCTGGTGCTTGGCCGAGAGGCCCGTGCGGCGGCGGGGGAGGATTTTGCCCGTGTCGCTCACGAAACGGCGCAGCATCTTCACGTCTTTGTAATCGGTGATTTCCAGTTCTCCAATGGAGAACGGATCGACCTTGGGCTTGCGGGGACGCTTGGGTCCCTTGCCGCGCGGTTTGCGCTCGGCGTTGTTGGTCTGGGTCATGGGTTAGTCCTTGAAATCTGCGTTCCGTGCCCAAGCGGGTTTAGAACGGCAGGTCTTCTTCGTCCGGTGGGAAATCGTCGAGACCTTGGTCAATATCTAAGCCGCCCGAACGGTTCCCCGTGTTCGCTGCCCGGCTCGGCTGGCTGTAGCCGCCGCTCTGGGGGCGCGCCGCACTGCTCGCGGTCTGCGTGCGAGGTCCGGCGGGGGTGGCTGCAGGGTTACCGGCCCCTGCGCCTCGGGACAGGGCTTCGACTCGCGTCGCCTCTACTTTGGTGCTGTTGCGTTTGTTGCCGTCGCGGTCGGTCCACGCTTCGTTGACCAGTCGTCCCTGCACGAGCACGGGGTCCCCCTTGCGGAGGTCTTTCATGCTCTCGGCGAGTTCGCGCCACAGCGTCACGTCGATCCAGTGGGTCTTCTCCTGCCGCTGGCCCTGACGGTCGTTCCATGTCTCGTTCACGGCCAGGCCGAGTCCGAGCACGGCGTCGCCGGCGGGGGTGTAGCGTAGTTCGGGGTCGCGGGTGACGTTCCCGAT from Deinococcus radiotolerans includes these protein-coding regions:
- a CDS encoding single-stranded DNA-binding protein, with the protein product MARGMNHVYLIGALARDPELRYTPSGTAVFEATIAGEDHIIGNDGRERKLPWYHRVSILGKPAEWQAERNLKGGDAVMVEGSVEYSQWEAPEGGKRSMVRVKALRMEQLGYTPELVQDAGGGVRMSSGMNEVILIGNVTRDPELRYTPAGDAVLGLGLAVNETWNDRQGQRQEKTHWIDVTLWRELAESMKDLRKGDPVLVQGRLVNEAWTDRDGNKRNSTKVEATRVEALSRGAGAGNPAATPAGPRTQTASSAARPQSGGYSQPSRAANTGNRSGGLDIDQGLDDFPPDEEDLPF
- the rpsR gene encoding 30S ribosomal protein S18, encoding MTQTNNAERKPRGKGPKRPRKPKVDPFSIGELEITDYKDVKMLRRFVSDTGKILPRRRTGLSAKHQRRIAQTIKIARQLALLPYTEKLVRK